A part of Terriglobus roseus genomic DNA contains:
- a CDS encoding TIGR03435 family protein yields MKLRTAITMALSFLSCSVFAQSAQPVPPGGAPLQWMAVSIHQMDPAHENNASASDQANGLSEKGAPLASLISQAYNFGIMPMRDDEVEGLPGWAKSARYDVEARVAPEDVPAYKKLSDLSTADTITAFKTRTYTGQMLMEQQLLIERFHLKVHWTTGERNVYTLTEAKGGAKVKTTESDPNHGTLSFSSGKINGKAVPIVFFASILEMPADRKIVDKTGLTGSYDMDLHFSSSNLGATSNTDSNDPDLFTALQEQLGLKLQPAKMTIPILVVDHIDPPSDN; encoded by the coding sequence ATGAAGTTGCGCACCGCGATTACGATGGCGTTGTCATTCTTAAGCTGTTCGGTGTTTGCGCAATCGGCGCAGCCTGTGCCGCCCGGTGGCGCACCTCTGCAGTGGATGGCTGTTTCCATCCACCAGATGGACCCCGCGCATGAGAACAATGCTTCAGCAAGCGATCAGGCCAATGGCCTTTCGGAGAAGGGTGCGCCGTTGGCCTCACTGATTTCGCAGGCCTATAACTTCGGCATCATGCCCATGCGTGACGACGAGGTGGAAGGCCTGCCAGGCTGGGCCAAGTCCGCACGATACGACGTTGAGGCCCGCGTCGCTCCTGAGGATGTGCCCGCTTACAAGAAGCTCTCTGACTTGTCGACGGCAGACACGATCACGGCATTCAAGACACGCACCTACACCGGACAGATGCTGATGGAGCAACAACTGCTCATCGAACGATTTCACCTGAAGGTGCATTGGACCACCGGCGAACGCAACGTGTACACGCTGACCGAAGCCAAGGGTGGTGCGAAGGTGAAGACGACCGAGTCCGACCCGAATCATGGAACGCTCTCATTCTCGTCGGGCAAGATCAATGGCAAGGCGGTTCCGATTGTGTTCTTCGCGTCCATTCTGGAGATGCCGGCAGACAGAAAGATCGTGGACAAGACAGGACTGACTGGCTCGTATGACATGGATCTGCACTTCTCATCGTCGAATCTTGGAGCGACGAGCAACACGGACAGCAATGATCCGGACCTCTTCACCGCGCTGCAGGAACAACTTGGGTTAAAGCTGCAGCCCGCGAAGATGACGATTCCGATCCTCGTCGTCGATCACATCGACCCGCCATCAGACAACTAG
- the efp gene encoding elongation factor P — translation MAIPATQMRPGMVIKHNEKLHSVFSVEHRTPGNLRAFIQAKLRNLESGAMFEHRFRSGDAIDRVIVDDVQMEFLYQDGDEYIFMDMSNYEQTSLSREILGDAVDYMLPNIKVDISFIDGKPVGVELPNVVEMTVVETEPGIKSATASSVTKPAKTETGLIVQVPPFINEGEKIRIDTAEGAYMSRA, via the coding sequence ATGGCGATTCCCGCCACACAGATGCGCCCCGGCATGGTCATCAAGCACAACGAGAAGCTGCACTCGGTTTTCTCCGTTGAGCACCGTACCCCCGGCAACCTCCGCGCCTTCATCCAGGCAAAGCTGCGCAACCTGGAATCGGGCGCCATGTTTGAGCACCGCTTCCGCTCCGGCGATGCGATCGACCGCGTGATCGTGGACGATGTCCAGATGGAGTTCCTGTACCAGGATGGCGATGAGTACATCTTCATGGACATGAGCAACTACGAACAGACCTCGCTCTCGCGCGAGATTCTGGGCGATGCCGTGGACTACATGCTGCCGAACATCAAGGTGGACATCAGCTTTATCGACGGCAAGCCGGTGGGCGTGGAACTGCCCAACGTTGTCGAGATGACGGTTGTTGAGACGGAGCCGGGCATCAAGTCCGCGACTGCGTCGTCCGTGACCAAGCCTGCGAAGACCGAGACCGGTCTGATCGTGCAGGTGCCGCCGTTCATCAACGAAGGCGAGAAGATCCGCATCGACACCGCCGAAGGCGCATACATGAGCCGCGCGTAA
- a CDS encoding M20 family metallopeptidase has product MSSDLHQLQSTLTETSDRWLSRLRELVECESPTEDAAAVNRAMDMAIAWAEELGGRVVRHPQTGYGDVVELWFGEQADGRKPLMLLGHLDTVWPMGTLAGMPWRREGDAQGRMRLWGPGVLDMKAGVVMALAAVEVVQQNGGLLQPVVLLLNPDEETGSEVSRPHTERIARECEAVFVMEPAQGLPGSADDAAYKTARKGVGHYRLDVTGVASHSGVDFTRGRSAVLELARLLLKVEQFTDLETGLTVNPGVIGGGTRSNVIAAHAWAEVDVRIARAADAERVDRLFHGLAVDDPACSLQVSGGINRPPMERGEGTVRLFEQARSLASRLGMELKEAATGGGSDGNFTAGIGVPTLDGMGAVGEGAHAAHESLLLDHLLPRTSLLAAMIASRE; this is encoded by the coding sequence ATGTCTTCCGACCTGCATCAGCTACAAAGCACCCTGACTGAAACCAGCGACCGATGGCTCTCCCGCTTACGGGAGTTGGTGGAATGCGAATCGCCGACGGAAGATGCGGCAGCGGTGAACCGCGCTATGGATATGGCGATTGCATGGGCTGAGGAGCTTGGCGGACGCGTGGTGCGTCATCCCCAAACAGGCTATGGCGATGTGGTCGAGCTTTGGTTTGGGGAGCAGGCCGATGGCCGTAAACCATTGATGTTATTGGGGCATTTGGACACGGTTTGGCCCATGGGGACTCTTGCTGGGATGCCGTGGCGGCGGGAAGGCGACGCGCAGGGGCGTATGCGGCTGTGGGGACCGGGCGTTCTGGATATGAAGGCTGGCGTCGTGATGGCGCTGGCGGCGGTGGAAGTGGTGCAGCAAAATGGCGGCCTCTTGCAGCCGGTTGTGCTGTTGTTGAACCCCGATGAGGAGACCGGGTCGGAGGTTTCGCGGCCTCATACCGAGCGGATTGCGCGGGAGTGTGAGGCAGTTTTTGTGATGGAACCGGCGCAGGGATTACCCGGTAGCGCGGATGATGCTGCGTACAAAACGGCGCGAAAGGGCGTTGGGCATTACCGGCTGGATGTGACGGGCGTGGCCTCGCATTCGGGTGTGGACTTCACGCGCGGGCGTTCGGCGGTGCTGGAACTGGCGCGCCTGTTGCTGAAGGTGGAGCAGTTCACGGACCTGGAGACGGGGCTGACGGTGAATCCCGGCGTGATTGGCGGCGGAACGCGTTCGAACGTAATCGCAGCGCATGCATGGGCTGAGGTGGATGTTCGCATTGCGCGCGCGGCCGATGCGGAACGTGTCGATCGGTTATTTCATGGGCTTGCTGTTGATGATCCTGCCTGTTCTTTGCAGGTTAGCGGAGGCATCAATCGTCCACCGATGGAGCGCGGTGAGGGGACAGTGCGTTTGTTTGAGCAGGCTCGTTCGCTGGCTTCGCGCTTAGGCATGGAGTTGAAGGAAGCGGCCACCGGCGGTGGATCAGACGGCAACTTCACCGCTGGCATTGGCGTGCCGACACTGGACGGCATGGGCGCGGTGGGTGAAGGTGCGCACGCGGCACATGAGTCGCTGTTGTTGGATCATTTGTTGCCACGGACATCATTGCTGGCGGCAATGATCGCTTCCAGGGAGTAG
- the lpxC gene encoding UDP-3-O-acyl-N-acetylglucosamine deacetylase — protein MQEAVSFSGVGLHSGAPVTMRLVPAAPGSGIVFRRTDLDNFEIPANGRNVAKVSYATSLMRQSVLISTTEHLLSALIGCGVDNVIVEIDNLEVPILDGSALPYVEAFERVGIQQQRRRREYLRILKPVEVTEKSKDGLKFIGVYPGKGYQIDYSIDFPAPIGTSRFLGDLQTGAYADLIAPARTFGFREDEPMLRNMGLIRGADDTCAIIIGDKKVQNGPLRFADEFVRHKVLDLIGDLALAGRRIQGRVVAERAGHAMHTALVSTLLKDRSAWELAPEFDEEPAMESSLNAAFATPVHA, from the coding sequence TTGCAGGAGGCAGTCAGCTTCAGCGGCGTGGGTTTGCATTCTGGCGCACCTGTGACCATGCGACTTGTACCCGCCGCCCCCGGCTCTGGCATCGTCTTCCGCCGCACCGATCTGGATAACTTTGAAATCCCCGCCAACGGTCGCAATGTGGCCAAGGTTTCGTACGCGACATCGCTGATGCGCCAGAGCGTTCTGATTTCGACGACAGAACACCTCCTCAGTGCGCTCATCGGCTGCGGCGTGGACAACGTCATCGTCGAAATCGACAATCTGGAAGTGCCCATCCTGGATGGCTCAGCGCTGCCCTATGTGGAAGCATTCGAGCGTGTGGGAATTCAGCAGCAGCGTCGCCGCCGCGAATATCTCCGCATCCTGAAGCCAGTGGAAGTCACTGAAAAGAGCAAGGATGGCCTGAAGTTCATCGGCGTATACCCCGGCAAGGGCTACCAGATCGATTACTCCATCGACTTTCCCGCACCCATCGGCACATCACGCTTTCTGGGCGACCTGCAGACGGGCGCCTATGCCGACCTGATCGCGCCAGCCCGCACCTTTGGCTTCCGCGAAGACGAACCCATGCTGCGCAACATGGGCCTGATCCGCGGCGCGGACGACACCTGCGCCATCATCATCGGCGATAAGAAAGTCCAGAACGGCCCACTGCGTTTTGCGGATGAGTTTGTCCGCCATAAGGTTCTGGATCTCATTGGTGACCTTGCCCTTGCGGGCCGTCGCATCCAAGGCCGAGTGGTGGCCGAACGCGCAGGACACGCCATGCATACCGCGCTGGTCAGCACGCTCTTGAAAGATCGTTCCGCGTGGGAACTGGCTCCGGAATTTGATGAAGAACCCGCCATGGAATCCTCTCTGAACGCCGCGTTTGCTACGCCGGTCCACGCCTGA
- the folK gene encoding 2-amino-4-hydroxy-6-hydroxymethyldihydropteridine diphosphokinase, with amino-acid sequence MPLAAIALGSNLGDRKATLADAIRSLVSVGRVVAVSPWIETEPVGYTDQPEFVNGAALIETELPPELLLQKLLQIERDHGRDRSHGIQKGPRTLDLDLLLYADTVLETPELTLPHPEMHRRRFVLEPLAAIAPEMSHPLLHRTVGQLLQELDAPAYTS; translated from the coding sequence GTGCCTCTCGCCGCCATCGCATTGGGATCGAACCTGGGTGACCGCAAGGCCACTCTCGCAGACGCTATTCGCTCGTTAGTCTCTGTTGGCAGGGTGGTTGCGGTTTCGCCTTGGATTGAAACGGAACCCGTGGGATACACCGATCAGCCCGAGTTTGTGAACGGTGCAGCACTCATCGAAACAGAACTGCCACCTGAGCTTCTGCTGCAAAAGCTGCTGCAAATCGAACGTGATCACGGCCGCGACCGCTCGCACGGCATCCAGAAAGGTCCGCGCACGCTGGACTTGGATTTGCTGCTGTATGCCGATACCGTTCTGGAAACGCCAGAGCTGACACTTCCGCATCCAGAGATGCATCGCCGACGCTTTGTGCTGGAACCACTTGCAGCGATTGCGCCGGAAATGAGCCACCCCCTGCTGCATCGCACAGTCGGTCAGCTTCTGCAGGAACTCGACGCGCCCGCGTATACTTCGTGA
- a CDS encoding ArsR/SmtB family transcription factor, translated as MAKKDKTEREEASVHHNAEERSMIAITRALADPTRLSVFRRIANKENSTCMDLRGCLEMNPATLSHHIRQLESAGLIETHRDGKFVRAEVRRKVWKNYLSYLKELA; from the coding sequence ATGGCAAAGAAAGACAAGACAGAACGGGAAGAAGCATCCGTACATCACAATGCGGAAGAACGCAGCATGATCGCCATTACGCGCGCCCTTGCTGACCCCACACGCCTTTCCGTCTTTCGCCGCATTGCAAATAAGGAAAACTCCACCTGCATGGATCTGCGCGGATGCCTGGAGATGAATCCGGCGACGCTATCGCATCACATCCGCCAACTGGAATCCGCTGGGCTGATTGAAACGCATCGCGATGGCAAGTTCGTGCGCGCGGAAGTGCGGCGCAAGGTTTGGAAAAACTACCTTTCTTATCTGAAAGAACTCGCCTGA
- a CDS encoding SDR family NAD(P)-dependent oxidoreductase, with translation MGKLSGKVALVTGASKGIGAAIAEDLAANGASVVVNYASSKAGADAVVEKITKAGGKAIAVGANVANPEEIGKLIDETVKAYGKIDVLVNNAGIFDPAPLEAITPEHFHNHFNLNVLGLLLTTQAAVPHFPAEGGSIVNISSVVATLAPAALSVYNATKGAVDTITLTLSKELGPKKIRVNSVSPGMVVTEGAISKGFIGSPFEAKAVEETPLGRVGQPDDIAAATTFFATDDARWVTGQIVKVSGGAR, from the coding sequence ATGGGTAAGCTCAGCGGGAAAGTTGCATTGGTAACAGGCGCCTCCAAAGGCATTGGCGCAGCCATCGCAGAAGATTTGGCAGCAAATGGTGCGTCGGTCGTTGTGAACTACGCTTCATCAAAAGCGGGCGCGGATGCGGTTGTTGAAAAGATCACCAAAGCCGGCGGCAAGGCGATTGCCGTAGGCGCAAACGTTGCCAACCCGGAAGAGATCGGCAAGCTGATCGACGAAACTGTGAAGGCATACGGCAAGATTGACGTTCTCGTGAACAACGCGGGCATCTTCGATCCGGCTCCTCTGGAAGCCATTACGCCCGAACACTTTCACAACCATTTCAACCTGAATGTACTGGGCCTACTGCTGACCACGCAGGCAGCTGTGCCGCACTTCCCGGCTGAAGGCGGATCTATCGTCAACATCAGCTCGGTTGTAGCCACGCTCGCACCTGCTGCACTCTCCGTCTACAACGCCACCAAGGGCGCAGTGGACACCATCACCCTGACGCTCTCAAAGGAACTGGGACCGAAGAAGATTCGCGTGAACAGCGTCAGCCCCGGCATGGTGGTCACCGAAGGTGCCATCAGCAAGGGTTTCATCGGCAGCCCGTTTGAAGCCAAGGCAGTGGAAGAGACGCCGCTTGGCCGCGTAGGTCAGCCGGACGATATCGCCGCAGCTACCACCTTCTTCGCCACGGACGATGCGCGCTGGGTGACTGGCCAGATCGTGAAGGTTTCTGGCGGCGCACGCTAA
- the tgt gene encoding tRNA guanosine(34) transglycosylase Tgt: MSLRFEIHRTENSMRRATLHLPHGSVETPVFMPVGTAASVKAVPQDILETLGDDGRGAEIILANTYHLYLRPGHELIRRAGGVHKFMSWNRPMLTDSGGFQVFSLAALRKITAEGVEFRSHLDGSKHFFSPEHSIDVQIALGADIIMAFDECTEHPATYERTRDSMALTHAWAQRSLDHFHSHCQDVPWFNELGQRQNLYGIVQGGMYKDLRTESANRLLEMRAPNGEGFDGYAIGGLAVGEPREVTREIIAHTLELLPKDKPRYVMGVGYPDEIVEYAQMGVDQMDCVLPTRAARHALLFTSEGRLNIRGKKFSEDHGQADPECHCPVCRRYSRAYLRHLFHTGEPLAATLASVHNLSFYLDTMRKLRGERIAG; the protein is encoded by the coding sequence ATGTCTCTTCGTTTTGAAATCCATCGCACGGAAAACTCCATGCGCCGCGCCACGCTGCACCTTCCCCACGGCAGCGTGGAAACGCCCGTCTTCATGCCTGTGGGGACGGCAGCATCGGTAAAAGCAGTTCCACAGGACATCCTCGAAACACTGGGCGATGACGGTCGTGGTGCCGAAATCATTCTGGCAAACACCTATCACTTGTACCTGCGCCCCGGCCATGAACTGATTCGCCGCGCAGGCGGCGTGCACAAGTTCATGAGCTGGAATCGGCCCATGCTGACCGATAGCGGCGGCTTTCAGGTGTTCTCACTCGCCGCATTACGCAAAATCACCGCGGAAGGTGTAGAGTTCCGCTCGCATCTGGACGGTTCCAAGCATTTCTTCTCGCCGGAACATTCCATTGACGTGCAGATTGCGCTGGGTGCGGACATCATCATGGCCTTCGATGAGTGCACGGAGCATCCAGCCACCTACGAACGCACGCGCGACAGCATGGCACTGACGCACGCGTGGGCTCAACGTTCGCTGGATCACTTCCACTCGCATTGCCAGGACGTGCCATGGTTCAACGAACTGGGCCAGCGGCAGAACCTCTACGGCATTGTGCAGGGCGGCATGTACAAAGATCTACGCACGGAGAGCGCGAACCGTCTGCTCGAGATGCGCGCGCCCAATGGCGAAGGCTTTGACGGTTATGCCATTGGTGGTTTGGCCGTCGGCGAACCGCGTGAAGTCACACGCGAGATCATTGCGCACACACTGGAACTGCTGCCCAAAGATAAGCCGCGCTACGTCATGGGCGTAGGCTATCCGGACGAGATCGTGGAATACGCGCAGATGGGTGTGGACCAGATGGACTGCGTGCTACCCACACGCGCTGCGCGGCATGCCCTGCTGTTCACCAGCGAAGGCCGCCTGAACATTCGTGGCAAGAAATTCAGTGAAGATCACGGTCAGGCCGATCCAGAGTGTCACTGCCCCGTTTGCCGACGTTATTCGCGAGCCTATCTCCGTCACCTGTTCCACACCGGCGAGCCGCTGGCCGCAACGCTGGCTTCAGTACATAACCTGTCGTTTTATTTAGACACAATGAGAAAACTTCGCGGAGAACGGATTGCCGGGTAA
- a CDS encoding LacI family DNA-binding transcriptional regulator, whose product MVKNGNPGTGGVTLQAVAEAAGVTIATASRSLNDAYGVHPETKARVQRIAEELHYKPNRFARGLVTGRSDMVGLIVSDIRNSYFAEVARGVEDAALESGRDVMLCNSDLNAERQMKSVNSLLDKRAEAIIMNSVASLSREDQQKIAAAGVPIVLLNRPGRDTTFSTVNADNDKGGRLAAECLLRNGHRKVINLTGPKKHANLSRRSTAFIKTMEAQRGARVNTIHTINTMQGGYEAAIEIFRNLNGETAIATGNDAMAFGVMRAAIEAGVRIPRDISLIGFDDVELSAMTFPPLTTVRQPKYEVGRAAVEIVQQLLSSGSKTPIHRVVDVELVERSSVAKLTK is encoded by the coding sequence ATGGTGAAGAACGGAAACCCGGGAACAGGCGGTGTGACACTGCAGGCGGTGGCAGAAGCCGCAGGTGTCACCATTGCAACCGCATCGCGATCCCTGAACGATGCCTACGGCGTGCATCCAGAAACCAAGGCGCGCGTGCAGCGTATTGCGGAAGAACTGCACTACAAGCCCAACCGTTTTGCGCGCGGACTGGTAACGGGCCGATCGGACATGGTGGGCCTCATCGTCAGCGATATCCGTAACTCATACTTCGCTGAAGTGGCGCGTGGCGTGGAAGATGCCGCACTGGAATCCGGCCGCGACGTAATGCTGTGCAACAGTGATCTGAACGCTGAACGCCAGATGAAATCCGTGAACTCGCTGCTGGACAAGCGTGCGGAAGCCATCATCATGAACTCGGTCGCGTCGCTTTCGCGTGAGGATCAGCAGAAGATTGCCGCAGCGGGCGTGCCCATTGTGCTGCTGAATCGCCCCGGACGCGACACCACCTTCTCCACGGTGAATGCTGATAACGACAAGGGCGGACGGCTGGCCGCAGAATGTCTTTTGCGTAATGGGCATCGCAAGGTCATCAACCTCACAGGCCCGAAGAAACACGCCAACCTTTCCCGCCGCTCCACCGCATTCATTAAGACCATGGAAGCGCAGCGTGGCGCGCGCGTGAACACCATCCACACCATCAACACCATGCAGGGTGGCTACGAAGCGGCGATTGAAATCTTCCGCAATCTCAACGGCGAAACCGCGATTGCGACCGGCAACGACGCGATGGCATTTGGCGTGATGCGTGCTGCCATTGAAGCAGGCGTGCGGATCCCGCGCGATATCTCACTCATCGGTTTTGACGACGTTGAGTTGTCCGCCATGACCTTCCCACCGCTCACCACGGTTCGCCAACCGAAATATGAAGTCGGTCGTGCGGCGGTTGAGATTGTGCAACAGCTACTTAGCAGTGGCTCGAAGACGCCCATCCATCGAGTGGTGGATGTGGAACTGGTGGAACGCTCATCGGTGGCAAAACTCACCAAGTAA
- a CDS encoding SDR family oxidoreductase, whose product MSESLQGKVVLVVGASSGIGQATAELAAREGAVVVAVARREDRLIAMKQQLASEGITLHVRKADVTSLEEMQAMVADVEKNIGNIAIAVYASGTNTPQRAMKVMPPAVWNEVLEVNLTGAFHLAHAVLPGMRSAGAGHIVFVSSTAGAIADLSGAAYQASKRGVLGLAHAIRLEERMNGIRTCCLMPGLTNTELVEKRPEKLSADTLEKALQPKDVAETIVHVMKTPAHVTITELLMVPSQA is encoded by the coding sequence ATGTCGGAATCGCTTCAGGGGAAAGTGGTGCTGGTGGTGGGTGCTTCCAGCGGCATTGGGCAGGCCACGGCGGAGCTCGCAGCGCGCGAAGGCGCAGTGGTGGTGGCGGTTGCGCGTCGTGAAGACAGGCTGATCGCCATGAAGCAGCAGCTTGCTTCCGAGGGAATTACGCTGCACGTGCGCAAAGCCGATGTCACTTCGTTGGAAGAGATGCAGGCGATGGTCGCGGATGTAGAGAAGAACATTGGAAACATCGCGATTGCGGTTTACGCCAGCGGTACCAATACGCCGCAACGCGCGATGAAGGTGATGCCGCCTGCGGTGTGGAATGAGGTGCTGGAGGTGAACCTGACTGGCGCGTTTCACTTGGCGCATGCCGTGCTGCCGGGTATGCGTTCAGCAGGAGCAGGGCACATAGTGTTTGTTTCGTCGACGGCGGGTGCGATTGCCGATCTCTCCGGCGCCGCGTACCAGGCTTCCAAGCGCGGCGTGTTGGGGCTGGCGCATGCCATCCGCCTCGAGGAGCGCATGAACGGCATTCGCACTTGTTGCCTCATGCCCGGCCTGACGAATACGGAACTGGTGGAGAAGCGGCCAGAGAAACTCTCTGCCGACACGCTAGAGAAAGCACTGCAACCTAAGGATGTTGCGGAGACGATTGTCCACGTGATGAAGACGCCCGCGCATGTCACCATTACGGAGCTACTAATGGTTCCTTCTCAGGCATAA
- a CDS encoding PQQ-binding-like beta-propeller repeat protein gives MNRKQTSFGHSATRTLAAVFFCAATVLTLPAQTPSAASGKAKYNNFCVGCHGTDGSGTEHAPKLADNPDLRGKDIARIHSIIAAGFPAQGMPPFGSMPSADIDDLAAYVRSLNVTASEGTAIGNAEAGKQFFWNDGKCSTCHMVRGVGSATGPDLSDVGSRMSAPAIRAALTAPDLHITPGYELATAITNGKTLRGYLRNRTNYDIHLQDKDGGTIHLLPLSQVTKLTVDDRAAMKPLTLPEKQMDDLTAYLGSLTGVDGPMPEKNTVVTPGASIIEFNEILHPRKGEWPSYNGKLNANRYSDLTSINRTNVSQLLLKWIAPMPQLGLEATPIVVGDIMYFSGQNRVSALDAKTGRTIWTWFRPPTSGLVGDASVGTNRGAAVFRDKVYITTDNAHLIALNRVTGKPVWEQTMPEEKMKYGSTVAPMILNDTVIGGVSGGDWGVRGFLVCYDAETGKMLWRHWTLPGPGEPGIETWGPEWPKLGGGSTWLHGSYDPETDTLFWPTGNPWPDSDDRTRPGDNLYTNSILAMNPHDGKVKWYFQFTPHDLADRDAVEPPVLVNTTFQGQPRKLLLHADRNGFFYVFDRTNGKLLLSKPFLKRINWATGIDANGRPILNKSLPSTMPTKQRNCPDNGANWTSTAFSPTTHWYYMMTIEACGDPKAAPGTPAAQGLQQRFVRAIDIETAETKWEIAQPGALVLKTWSGVIATAGGLVFYADPNGAFCAADEKTGKILWHYDTNVGMKGPPMTYAVDGKQYVSVTAGSTLLTFALPATTTSTAKR, from the coding sequence ATGAATCGAAAACAAACCAGCTTCGGCCACTCCGCCACCCGCACCTTGGCTGCAGTGTTCTTTTGCGCCGCGACTGTTCTAACACTGCCCGCTCAAACGCCATCAGCCGCATCCGGCAAAGCCAAGTACAACAACTTCTGTGTTGGCTGCCATGGGACGGACGGCAGCGGAACGGAACACGCGCCAAAGCTGGCCGATAACCCCGACCTCCGCGGCAAAGACATTGCACGCATCCACAGCATCATCGCCGCCGGATTTCCCGCACAGGGCATGCCTCCGTTTGGCAGCATGCCATCCGCAGACATTGATGACCTGGCTGCTTACGTCCGCTCGTTGAACGTCACAGCGTCGGAAGGCACCGCCATCGGCAACGCCGAAGCAGGCAAACAGTTTTTCTGGAACGACGGCAAGTGCAGCACCTGCCACATGGTGCGCGGTGTGGGTTCCGCAACAGGCCCAGACTTGTCTGATGTTGGATCGCGCATGAGCGCACCGGCCATCCGCGCAGCACTGACCGCGCCGGACCTGCACATCACACCCGGTTACGAACTGGCCACCGCGATCACGAATGGCAAAACACTCCGCGGCTATCTGCGCAATCGCACCAACTACGACATTCACCTGCAAGACAAAGACGGCGGCACCATCCATCTGCTGCCGCTCTCGCAAGTAACCAAGCTAACCGTCGACGATCGCGCCGCAATGAAGCCGCTCACGCTGCCTGAAAAGCAGATGGACGATCTCACCGCGTACCTCGGCAGCCTGACCGGCGTGGATGGCCCCATGCCGGAGAAGAACACCGTCGTCACGCCCGGCGCCAGCATCATTGAGTTCAATGAAATCCTGCATCCGCGCAAGGGCGAATGGCCTTCGTACAACGGCAAGCTCAACGCAAATCGTTACAGCGACCTGACAAGCATCAACCGCACCAACGTCAGCCAGCTTCTCCTGAAATGGATTGCACCGATGCCTCAGCTTGGCCTGGAGGCCACGCCCATCGTCGTCGGCGACATCATGTACTTCTCTGGCCAGAATCGCGTGAGCGCGCTGGATGCAAAGACGGGCCGCACCATCTGGACATGGTTCCGCCCGCCCACATCAGGCCTTGTTGGCGATGCGTCGGTCGGCACGAATCGCGGCGCTGCGGTCTTCCGCGACAAGGTGTACATCACCACCGACAACGCGCATCTCATCGCCCTGAACCGTGTCACCGGCAAGCCTGTGTGGGAACAGACCATGCCGGAAGAGAAGATGAAGTACGGTTCCACCGTCGCGCCCATGATCCTGAACGACACCGTCATCGGTGGTGTCTCTGGCGGCGATTGGGGCGTACGAGGCTTCCTCGTCTGCTACGACGCTGAGACCGGCAAGATGCTGTGGCGCCACTGGACACTGCCCGGCCCCGGCGAACCCGGCATTGAAACATGGGGACCGGAATGGCCCAAGCTCGGCGGTGGATCAACCTGGCTGCACGGTTCGTACGATCCCGAAACCGACACGCTGTTCTGGCCAACTGGCAATCCGTGGCCTGACTCCGACGACCGCACGCGTCCCGGCGACAACCTGTACACCAACAGCATCCTTGCGATGAATCCGCACGATGGCAAAGTGAAGTGGTACTTCCAATTCACACCGCATGACCTTGCCGACCGCGACGCCGTAGAACCACCCGTCCTCGTCAACACAACATTCCAGGGCCAGCCACGCAAACTGTTGCTGCACGCCGATCGCAACGGTTTCTTCTACGTCTTTGATCGCACCAACGGCAAACTGCTGCTGTCGAAGCCTTTCCTGAAGCGCATCAACTGGGCAACCGGCATCGACGCGAATGGCCGCCCCATCCTGAACAAGTCGCTGCCCTCCACCATGCCCACCAAGCAGCGCAACTGCCCGGATAACGGCGCCAACTGGACCTCCACCGCATTCAGCCCAACAACGCATTGGTATTACATGATGACGATTGAGGCATGCGGCGATCCGAAAGCTGCCCCCGGAACGCCCGCAGCACAAGGCCTGCAACAGCGCTTCGTTCGCGCCATCGACATCGAAACTGCCGAAACGAAATGGGAGATTGCACAACCCGGGGCGCTTGTTCTGAAGACATGGTCCGGCGTGATCGCCACGGCAGGAGGACTTGTCTTCTATGCCGATCCCAACGGCGCATTCTGTGCCGCCGATGAGAAGACCGGCAAAATTCTTTGGCATTACGACACCAACGTGGGCATGAAAGGTCCGCCGATGACCTACGCCGTAGACGGCAAGCAGTATGTCTCCGTCACGGCAGGGTCAACGCTGCTGACCTTTGCACTGCCCGCAACCACCACATCGACCGCAAAGAGGTAA